Within the Synechococcales cyanobacterium CNB genome, the region TCACCCGAACTCCTCGACGCCGTCTATGCCCAACTTCGAGCCATCGCTCAGCGTGCAATGGCGGCCGAGGGGTCCAGCCACACTCTGCAAGCCACCGCCCTTGTCCATGAGGCCTTCCTGCGGTTGTCGGAGGGTCGTCAGAAGCCGTGGGCGAATGAGGCCCATTTCTTCGCCGCGGCCGCAGAGGCCATGCGCCGCATCCTTCTCGACCATGCCAAGTCGAAGCGACGGGTGAAGCGGGGGGGAGGCCGACCGAGGCTGCCTCTGGACGTGGCGTGTGTAGTCGATTTGGCCTCCGGCGACGATCCTGATCGAATCGAGGCGTTTGACAGGGTCTTCCGTC harbors:
- a CDS encoding sigma-70 family RNA polymerase sigma factor, translated to MTDDDGSHRGCSRSIRPSPELLDAVYAQLRAIAQRAMAAEGSSHTLQATALVHEAFLRLSEGRQKPWANEAHFFAAAAEAMRRILLDHAKSKRRVKRGGGRPRLPLDVACVVDLASGDDPDRIEAFDRVFRRFEHESPDAAEVVRLRFYAGLSVEQTAASLGVSTRTVNRHWTYGRAWLARELQREANAPSLPEG